From a single Raphanus sativus cultivar WK10039 chromosome 3, ASM80110v3, whole genome shotgun sequence genomic region:
- the LOC130494671 gene encoding putative FBD-associated F-box protein At3g50710, whose protein sequence is MVLPRFLYTYNNLEVLKLRASIVLDVPEDVRLPSLKTLHLLCVEFWSVESACKLLSGCPVLEELVFDKSDNVSPPCFYIDVPSLKRLSILDTYRDEENDSDVRVVIKTPALEYLNVLDTCDSGLLLLSEKMEEMVVANVNVVFKSPETLMRCFTFIQSIPLLQGLKAELFAEKQEFVRKYVERVFEVLQSRFAIVKNHALL, encoded by the coding sequence ATGGTCCTCCCGAGGTTTCTGTATACGTATAACAACCTCGAGGTCTTGAAACTCCGCGCGTCTATCGTCCTCGACGTCCCCGAGGACGTTCGTCTCCCTTCCTTGAAAACTCTGCACTTGCTCTGCGTGGAGTTTTGGAGCGTCGAGTCCGCGTGTAAGCTTCTGTCGGGATGTCCTGTCCTCGAGGAGCTGGTGTTCGACAAGAGTGATAACGTCTCTCCGCCGTGTTTCTATATCGATGTGCCTTCGTTGAAGAGGTTGTCGATTCTCGATACGTATCGAGATGAGGAGAACGATTCTGATGTTAGGGTTGTGATAAAGACTCCGGCTTTGGAGTATTTGAACGTGTTGGATACGTGTGACTCTGGTCTCTTGCTTCTGAGCGAGAAGATGGAGGAGATGGTTGTGGCGAATGTTAATGTTGTTTTCAAAAGTCCTGAGACGCTGATGAGATGTTTTACATTTATCCAATCCATCCCACTACTTCAAGGTCTTAAAGCTGAGCTTTTTGCTGAAAAACAAGAATTCGTCAGAAAATATGTCGAACGTGTTTTCGAAGTTTTGCAATCAAGATTTGCAATAGTAAAAAATCATGCTCTACTATAG